The following coding sequences are from one Paracoccus alcaliphilus window:
- a CDS encoding AAA family ATPase yields MASDEILVQQVTELGQKLGAARASIEQRFVGQHGVVEQVLAAILSGGHALLVGQPGLGKTMLVDTLATVMGLDSQRIQFTPDLMPADILGSEVLDVLADGSRAFRFIEGPVFTRLLMADEINRASPRTQSALLQAMQEREVTIGGQHRPLDRPFHVLATQNPIEQEGTYPLPEAQLDRFLLQIDVDYPDRDTERDILLATTGVEEGAAHAVFSPDALIAAQRLIRQMPVGEAVVESILDLVRACRPGADEAAGFVADTLVWGPGPRAAQALMLVTRARAALDGRFAPTLDDVEAMAAPVLRHRMALSFAARARGETVDGVILRILGERLGNRRAA; encoded by the coding sequence ATGGCTTCGGATGAAATTCTGGTTCAGCAGGTGACCGAGCTTGGCCAGAAGCTGGGCGCGGCGCGCGCCAGCATCGAGCAGCGTTTCGTCGGTCAGCATGGCGTAGTAGAGCAGGTACTGGCCGCGATTCTGTCGGGGGGGCATGCGTTGCTGGTCGGCCAGCCCGGGCTGGGCAAGACGATGCTGGTCGATACGCTGGCCACGGTGATGGGGCTGGACAGCCAGCGCATCCAGTTCACGCCTGATCTGATGCCCGCCGATATCCTTGGCTCCGAGGTGCTGGACGTGCTGGCCGATGGCAGCCGTGCCTTCCGTTTCATCGAAGGTCCGGTCTTTACCCGGCTGCTGATGGCTGATGAGATCAACCGCGCCAGCCCCCGCACGCAATCGGCGCTGCTTCAGGCGATGCAGGAACGCGAGGTGACCATCGGCGGCCAGCATCGCCCGCTGGACCGGCCCTTCCATGTGCTGGCGACCCAGAACCCGATCGAGCAGGAGGGCACCTATCCGCTGCCCGAGGCGCAGTTGGACCGGTTCCTGTTGCAGATCGACGTCGATTATCCCGACCGCGACACCGAACGCGACATCCTGCTGGCCACCACCGGGGTCGAAGAAGGCGCGGCCCATGCGGTCTTTAGCCCCGACGCGCTGATTGCCGCGCAGCGGCTGATCCGCCAGATGCCGGTGGGCGAGGCGGTGGTCGAATCGATCCTCGATCTGGTCCGCGCCTGCCGTCCCGGCGCCGACGAGGCCGCGGGCTTTGTCGCCGATACGCTGGTCTGGGGGCCGGGGCCGCGCGCGGCGCAGGCGCTGATGCTGGTCACGCGGGCGCGTGCGGCGCTGGATGGCCGTTTCGCACCGACGCTGGACGATGTCGAGGCGATGGCCGCGCCGGTGCTGCGTCACCGCATGGCGCTGTCCTTCGCCGCCCGCGCAAGGGGCGAAACCGTCGATGGGGTGATCCTGCGCATCCTTGGCGAACGGCTCGGCAACCGCCGCGCCGCGTGA
- the ahcY gene encoding adenosylhomocysteinase, whose protein sequence is MTDYIIKDISLAGFGRKELDIAETEMPGLMALRDEYGEAKPLKGARIAGSLHMTVQTAVLIETLVALGADVRWASCNIYSTQDHAAAAIAATGVPVFAIKGETLAEYWSYTDRIFQFADGAANMILDDGGDATMYVLLGARVEAGETGLIDVPTSEEEEALFAQIRKRLAESPGWFTRQRDAIKGVSEETTTGVHRLYDLHKKALLPFPAINVNDSVTKSKFDNKYGCKESLVDGIRRATDVMMAGKVAVVCGYGDVGKGCAASLQGAGARVKVTEVDPICALQAAMDGFEVVLLEDVVASADIFVTTTGNRDVIRIEHMREMKDMAIVGNIGHFDNEIQVAALKNHKWTNVKDQVDMIEMPSGNRIILLSQGRLLNLGNATGHPSFVMSASFTNQVLAQIELWTKGDDYAPGVYILPKALDEKVARLHLDKIGVKLTQLSREQADYIGVTPEGPFKSDHYRY, encoded by the coding sequence GTGACCGACTATATCATCAAGGACATCAGCCTTGCCGGATTTGGCCGCAAGGAACTGGATATCGCCGAGACCGAGATGCCGGGCCTCATGGCGCTTCGCGACGAATATGGCGAGGCCAAGCCGCTGAAGGGCGCGCGGATCGCGGGCAGCCTGCATATGACGGTGCAGACGGCGGTGCTGATCGAGACGCTGGTGGCGCTTGGCGCGGATGTGCGGTGGGCGTCGTGCAACATCTATTCCACGCAGGACCACGCGGCGGCGGCGATTGCCGCGACCGGCGTGCCGGTTTTCGCGATCAAGGGCGAGACGCTGGCGGAATACTGGTCCTATACCGACCGGATCTTCCAGTTCGCGGATGGCGCGGCGAACATGATCCTGGACGACGGCGGCGACGCGACCATGTATGTGCTGCTGGGCGCGCGGGTCGAGGCCGGTGAGACCGGCCTGATCGACGTGCCGACCAGCGAAGAAGAAGAGGCGCTGTTTGCCCAGATCCGCAAGCGGCTGGCGGAAAGCCCCGGCTGGTTCACCCGTCAGCGCGATGCGATCAAGGGCGTGTCCGAGGAAACCACCACCGGCGTGCATCGCCTGTATGATCTGCACAAGAAGGCGCTGCTGCCCTTCCCGGCAATCAACGTGAACGACAGCGTCACCAAGTCGAAATTCGACAACAAATACGGCTGCAAGGAATCGCTGGTCGATGGCATCCGCCGGGCGACCGATGTGATGATGGCGGGCAAGGTCGCCGTGGTCTGCGGCTATGGCGATGTGGGCAAGGGCTGCGCGGCGTCGCTGCAAGGTGCCGGCGCGCGCGTCAAGGTGACCGAGGTCGATCCGATCTGCGCCCTGCAAGCCGCGATGGACGGGTTCGAGGTGGTGCTGCTGGAGGATGTCGTCGCCTCGGCCGATATCTTCGTCACCACCACCGGCAACCGCGACGTGATCCGCATCGAGCATATGCGCGAGATGAAGGACATGGCCATCGTCGGCAATATCGGCCATTTCGACAATGAAATTCAGGTCGCCGCGCTGAAGAACCACAAATGGACCAACGTCAAGGATCAGGTGGACATGATCGAGATGCCCTCGGGCAACCGCATCATCCTGCTGAGCCAGGGCCGCCTGCTGAACCTTGGCAATGCCACCGGCCACCCCAGTTTCGTGATGTCGGCCAGCTTCACCAATCAGGTGCTGGCGCAGATCGAGCTGTGGACCAAGGGCGACGACTACGCGCCCGGCGTCTATATCCTGCCCAAGGCGCTGGATGAAAAGGTCGCGCGCCTGCATCTGGACAAGATCGGGGTAAAGCTGACACAACTGTCGCGCGAGCAGGCCGATTATATCGGCGTGACGCCCGAAGGCCCCTTCAAATCCGACCATTACCGGTATTGA
- the typA gene encoding translational GTPase TypA, giving the protein MDIRNIAIIAHVDHGKTTLVDQLLRQSGSFRENQAVAERVMDSNDIERERGITILAKATSVEWKGTRINIVDTPGHADFGGEVERILSMVDGVCLLVDAAEGPMPQTKFVLAKALALGLRPIVILNKVDKPAAEPDDALNDVFDLFANLGANDEQLDFPHLYASGIGGWADEALDGPRKDMTALFDLILKHVQQPKQIARQDEPFQMLAVTLGADNFLGRLLSGRIEAGRVKAGDTVKALSREGDRVEQFRVSKVLAFRGLNQQPIDLGEAGDIVTLAGMAKATVADTICAPEVDSALPSQPIDPPTISVTFGINDSPLAGQDGKKVQSRVIRERLMKEAESNVAIKVEDTPGGEAFVVSGRGELQMGVLIENMRREGFELSISRPRVIYQEQDGERLEPVEEVIIDVDDDYTGVVIEKLTGDRKGEMVDMRPAGAGKTRIVAHVPSRGLIGYHGEFMTDTRGNGVLNRIFHGWVPFKGAIQGRRQGVLISMEDGVSVAYALWNLEDRGKMFIGAQEQLYQGMIIGEHSRDNDLEVNPLKGKKLTNVRASGTDEAVRLTPPVRMSLEEAIAYVNDDELVEVTPRNIRLRKRFLDPHERKRQARAEG; this is encoded by the coding sequence ATGGACATCCGCAATATCGCCATCATCGCCCACGTGGACCACGGCAAGACGACGCTTGTGGACCAGCTGCTGAGACAGTCGGGCTCTTTCCGCGAAAATCAGGCCGTGGCCGAGCGGGTCATGGACAGCAACGATATCGAGCGAGAGCGCGGCATCACCATTCTGGCCAAGGCCACCTCGGTCGAATGGAAGGGCACGCGGATCAATATCGTCGATACGCCCGGCCACGCCGATTTCGGCGGCGAGGTCGAACGCATCCTGTCGATGGTCGATGGCGTCTGCCTGCTGGTCGATGCCGCCGAAGGTCCGATGCCGCAAACGAAATTCGTGCTGGCCAAGGCCTTGGCGCTTGGGCTGCGCCCGATCGTCATCCTGAACAAGGTGGACAAGCCCGCCGCCGAACCCGACGACGCGCTGAACGACGTGTTCGATCTGTTCGCCAATCTTGGCGCGAATGACGAACAGCTGGATTTCCCGCATCTCTATGCCTCGGGCATCGGCGGCTGGGCGGACGAGGCGCTGGACGGTCCGCGCAAGGACATGACGGCGCTGTTCGACCTGATCCTGAAACATGTGCAGCAGCCCAAGCAGATCGCACGTCAGGACGAGCCGTTCCAGATGCTGGCGGTCACGCTTGGCGCCGACAACTTCCTTGGCCGCCTGCTGAGCGGCCGGATCGAGGCGGGCCGCGTCAAGGCGGGCGATACCGTCAAGGCCCTGTCGCGCGAAGGCGACCGGGTCGAACAGTTCCGCGTCAGCAAGGTTCTGGCCTTTCGCGGGCTGAACCAGCAACCCATCGATCTGGGCGAGGCAGGCGATATCGTCACGCTGGCGGGCATGGCCAAGGCCACCGTGGCCGACACGATCTGCGCCCCCGAGGTGGACAGCGCCCTGCCCTCGCAACCCATCGATCCGCCCACCATCAGCGTGACCTTCGGCATCAATGACAGCCCTCTGGCCGGTCAGGACGGCAAGAAGGTGCAGTCCCGCGTCATCCGCGAACGCCTGATGAAAGAGGCCGAATCGAACGTCGCCATCAAGGTCGAGGATACCCCGGGCGGCGAGGCTTTCGTGGTCTCGGGTCGCGGCGAATTGCAGATGGGCGTGCTGATCGAGAACATGCGCCGCGAAGGGTTCGAGCTGTCGATCTCTCGTCCCCGGGTGATCTATCAGGAACAGGACGGCGAACGGCTGGAACCGGTCGAAGAGGTCATCATCGATGTGGATGACGACTATACCGGCGTGGTGATCGAAAAGCTGACCGGCGACCGCAAGGGCGAGATGGTGGACATGCGCCCCGCAGGTGCCGGCAAGACCCGGATCGTCGCGCATGTGCCGTCGCGCGGGCTGATCGGCTATCACGGCGAATTCATGACCGACACGCGCGGCAATGGCGTGCTGAACCGGATCTTCCATGGCTGGGTGCCCTTCAAGGGCGCCATTCAGGGCCGCCGTCAGGGCGTGCTGATTTCCATGGAGGACGGCGTTTCCGTCGCCTATGCGCTGTGGAACCTGGAAGACCGGGGCAAGATGTTCATCGGCGCGCAGGAACAGCTGTATCAGGGCATGATTATCGGCGAACATTCCCGCGACAACGATCTGGAAGTGAACCCGCTGAAGGGCAAGAAGCTGACCAACGTCCGCGCCTCGGGCACTGACGAGGCCGTGCGCCTGACGCCGCCGGTGCGGATGTCGCTGGAAGAGGCCATCGCCTATGTCAACGACGACGAGTTGGTCGAGGTGACGCCCAGGAACATCCGGTTGCGCAAGCGGTTTCTTGACCCGCATGAACGCAAGCGGCAGGCCCGCGCCGAAGGCTGA
- a CDS encoding DUF1285 domain-containing protein, translating into MRAEGIAAAAATAAKDGGLPPVHLWNPPFCGDLDMEIRADGSWFYEGTPIGRPAMVRLFSTILKREGDRYFLVTPAEKVGIRVVDAPFLAVDADISRDRVTFTTNVGDQVTADADHPIIMRGNGVQPRPYVMVRAGLEALIDRKTFYRLAAAANEGPEGRIGLHSAGQFFALES; encoded by the coding sequence ATGAGAGCGGAAGGCATTGCCGCCGCCGCAGCCACGGCGGCAAAGGATGGCGGATTGCCGCCTGTGCATCTGTGGAACCCGCCCTTCTGCGGCGATCTGGACATGGAAATCCGCGCCGATGGCAGCTGGTTTTACGAGGGCACGCCCATCGGACGGCCCGCGATGGTGCGGCTGTTCTCGACCATCCTCAAACGCGAGGGCGACCGTTACTTTCTGGTCACCCCGGCCGAGAAGGTCGGCATCCGCGTCGTGGACGCGCCGTTTCTGGCCGTGGATGCCGATATTTCCCGCGACCGCGTCACATTCACCACCAATGTCGGCGATCAGGTGACGGCGGATGCCGATCACCCGATCATCATGCGCGGCAACGGGGTGCAGCCGCGCCCCTATGTGATGGTGCGCGCGGGGCTGGAGGCGCTGATCGACCGCAAGACCTTCTATCGTCTGGCGGCGGCGGCGAATGAAGGCCCCGAGGGCCGGATCGGCCTGCATTCCGCCGGACAGTTCTTCGCACTGGAATCCTGA
- a CDS encoding TetR/AcrR family transcriptional regulator has protein sequence MYHQKPDGSSEHNRLLDAAMRLLHHPAIRVPELDEIAQEAGVEEQQARALFADSREVYEAAAECALLWLNDACIRAVVKVDPDDSMAQFGALGEAYIDWAVTNEPYFRLISGGQLVQLVGSPRLKRYHDAMRDLMFKMLERARDSGRLAADENIALMVISGRSFAYGLARMVVDGRMAEWYPEIPPMEAARQALHDYVLRTARGSMPRDPAR, from the coding sequence ATGTATCATCAGAAACCGGACGGAAGCAGCGAACATAACCGGCTTCTTGATGCAGCGATGCGCCTGCTGCATCATCCCGCCATCCGCGTTCCCGAACTGGACGAGATCGCGCAAGAGGCCGGGGTCGAGGAACAGCAGGCCCGGGCGCTGTTCGCCGACAGCCGCGAAGTTTACGAGGCAGCCGCAGAGTGCGCCCTGCTGTGGCTGAACGACGCCTGCATCCGGGCGGTCGTCAAGGTCGATCCCGATGATTCCATGGCCCAGTTCGGGGCTCTGGGCGAGGCCTATATCGACTGGGCGGTGACGAATGAGCCCTATTTCCGCCTGATCTCGGGCGGGCAACTGGTCCAGCTGGTCGGCAGTCCGCGCCTGAAACGCTATCACGATGCGATGCGGGATCTGATGTTCAAGATGCTGGAACGGGCGCGCGACAGCGGGCGTCTGGCGGCGGATGAGAATATCGCGCTGATGGTGATCTCGGGGCGCAGCTTTGCCTATGGGCTGGCGCGGATGGTCGTGGACGGGCGGATGGCCGAATGGTATCCCGAGATCCCCCCGATGGAGGCCGCGCGACAGGCGCTGCATGATTATGTGCTGCGCACCGCGCGGGGCTCGATGCCGCGCGACCCGGCCCGGTAG
- a CDS encoding hydroxypyruvate isomerase family protein gives MPRFAANLTMLFTELPMQDRFAAAAHAGFTGVEILFPYDIAAKELARGAIAAGVEMVLLNCPPPNWAGGPRGFAAQPDQQERFRSDFDRALRFAQALRATHIHVMAGTAQGVEAHRVFVENLRWATERAPHASLTIEPLNPTDMPGYFLNDFDQAVEIIAEVGAANLGLQFDAYHAQMITGDVAATWQRVAAQVRHIQIAGCPGRHEPGCGVIDYPAFFALVEASGYRGWISAEYEPENHTEDGLDWLPRR, from the coding sequence ATGCCGCGTTTCGCCGCCAATCTGACCATGCTGTTCACGGAACTGCCGATGCAGGACCGTTTCGCCGCCGCCGCCCATGCCGGGTTCACCGGGGTCGAGATCCTGTTTCCCTATGACATCGCCGCCAAGGAACTGGCCCGTGGCGCAATCGCCGCCGGGGTCGAGATGGTGCTGCTGAACTGCCCGCCGCCGAACTGGGCAGGCGGCCCGCGCGGCTTTGCCGCCCAGCCAGACCAGCAAGAACGCTTCCGCAGCGATTTCGACCGCGCGCTGCGTTTCGCGCAGGCGTTGCGCGCGACGCATATCCATGTGATGGCGGGCACGGCACAGGGCGTCGAGGCGCACCGTGTCTTTGTCGAGAACCTGCGTTGGGCCACCGAACGCGCGCCCCATGCCAGCCTGACGATAGAGCCGCTGAACCCGACCGACATGCCCGGCTATTTCCTCAATGACTTCGATCAGGCTGTCGAGATCATCGCCGAGGTCGGCGCCGCCAATCTGGGCCTGCAATTCGACGCCTATCACGCGCAGATGATCACCGGGGATGTCGCGGCGACATGGCAGCGGGTGGCCGCTCAGGTGCGTCATATCCAGATCGCGGGCTGCCCGGGCCGGCACGAGCCGGGCTGCGGCGTGATCGACTATCCGGCGTTCTTCGCGCTGGTCGAGGCCAGCGGCTATCGCGGCTGGATCAGCGCCGAATATGAACCCGAAAACCATACCGAGGATGGGCTGGACTGGCTGCCGCGCAGGTGA